Within the Bacillus sp. FSL K6-3431 genome, the region TCAGCAATATCTGCGGCTTGTTCAGCAGCCATAATAATATTTTTATTATTTGGCAATAATATGATGTTATTTGCATTCGCTTTTTTTATAGACTCCATAATATCTTCCGTACTCGGATTCATTGTTTGGCCACCTTCAATGACCTCAGAAACGCCTATGCTTTTAAACAGATCAGCAATTCCCGTGCCCATTGATACAGCAATGATCGCATACTCTTGATGCTCCCTTACCTTGGAAGCCGCGTTCGTAACATGATCAGAGTGTGGCTGTGAATCTCCAATAATTGCACTATGTTGTTCTCTCATGTTTTCTATTTTCATATGAATTAAACTACCATACTTTTGGCCATAGGATAAGACATCCCCAGGTTGCTCAGAATGTATATGGACCTTAGCAACCTCATCATCTGAAATTACAAGCAATGAGTCACCGTATTCACTTAATTCATTTCTAAAGTTATCTTCATTAAAAGTCTTTTTATTTGTTTCCAAACGAACCATAAATTCTGTGCAATACCCATATTCAATATCTTCGGTATTCATAAATCCTTGTATACTTTGATGATGCTGCGCATTTACAAGCTCGTCCATGGATGGAGTAAATGGCTCCATATCAGGTAATGCTTCGCCTTTTAAAACGGCTAGAAAACCTTCGTACACACAAACAAGGCCTTGTCCGCCACTATCAACGACACCAACCTCTTTTAAAACAGGCAACAAATCAGGTGTACGCTGAAGTGAAGCTTTAGCCTCTTTCAATGTTTCTTCCATGACTACGATCAGATCTGTTTCAGTAATCGCAACGTGAACTGCTTTGTTAGCGGCATCTTTAGCAACTGTTAAAATAGTTCCTTCAACAGGTTTCATCACAGCTTTATATGCCGTTTTCACACCAGTGTTCAGCGCTTCCGCAAAATCTAAACTTGTAAGAAACGGCTTCTGTTCAATTGCTTTAGCAAATCCTCGGAACAGTTGGGATAAGATAACCCCCGAGTTACCTCTTGCACCCATCAGTAGGCCTTTCGAAAGAGCAGTTGCCACTTTGCCTATATGTTCTTGCTTATTTTTTTGCACTTCTTTAGAACCTGATGACATCGATAAATTCATATTTGTTCCCGTATCTCCGTCTGGAACGGGGAATACGTTTAGTGCATCAACCATTTGCGCATTTGCTGCTAAGTGATTCGCTCCTTGAATAATCATCTCAGCAAAGCGGTTACCATCCAATGATGTATTAGACACTTACTTTTTCCTCCTCATTAAGGATTCGTTACACGAACTCCCTGTACAAAAATATTTACTGTATCTGCTGATATTCCAATCGTTTGTTCCAGTGTGTATTTCACTTTAGATTGTACATTATGAGCTATTTCTGAAATTTTCGTTCCATAGCTGACGATGATATACATATCTATATGGAGTGAGCTTTCTACTTGGCGGATAATAATCCCACGAGTAAAGTTTTCTTTTCCTAAAATATCAGTGAATCCATCTTTAATTTGATTTTTAGAAGCCATTCCTACAATACCATAGCAGTCGATTGCTGCCCCCCCTGCAATCGTTGCAATTACATCATTGGATATTTCAATTTGACCATATTTTGTTGTCATTTCTATTGACATGCAACTTCCTCCTCATTGTCGAATCATCGCATATACGGGTTTATTTTCCGCATGATAATACGTACACATAATAGCTATCATTAGTTTACTATATAAGGCTATTTTTTAAAAGCGATACCTTTTTGATGTCAAGCAAATCTTCTTTAAAGAACAGGATTGAAGTATTGCATTATGAAAGTATGTATGATAAATTATTAAAGTATCTTTAATGAGCAAATTGAAGTGATGAGCGATTAAATAGTATTACTTCAGCAACGGGAGGGAATTATATATGCCAAAGCAATGTGTTATCACTGGTCGTAAAACATCGTCAGGTAATAACCGTTCACATGCTATGAATGCTAGTAAACGTACTTGGGGAGCAAATCTTCAAAAAGTCCGCATTCTTGTTGACGGAAAACCGAAACGTGTATGGGTCTCTGCAAGAGCTCTTAAATCCGGTAAAGTCGAAAGAGTGTAAAAACTAACTATAAGCAAAATCGGTTAGTACACCACGTACTGTGGCAACTCCGATAGACCCTGCGACATGCAGGCTAAAACAAAAAGGCGCCTGATTCAGGTGCCTTTTCTCATTTTCTTAATTCTTTTTAAATGTCCCCAGCATTGCCCTAACTATCCCACCCAATATTCTTGGCAGTTTAAATGTATAAAATCTCATAAAAATTCCCTCCTAATCTGAAAAACGGGTTTCCAGTCAATCCTATTATATTCGGCATAAATGGATTCGTACGTGCCCATTTATCATGGGGCATATGCTAATCATTACTTCTTATCATCATTAATATGCCATTTTCAAATAAAAAAGTACCCGTTTCTAGGAGAAGTTCGTTACTAATGCATAAAGATGAACCGAATGGTACACGATGATTAGTAAGAGGATATTTGAATCCGGTTAGCGTCAACCCTGTCACATCAGTAGTGAGGGGAATGAATGAGATATATTTTTTTTGAATATCGGTTTGAATTTGGTAACGTCCCGGAAAATAAATAGAAATTGCATTTTGCAGATCGAGCATTTCTATTTTTACTAAAACATTCTGTTTTTGATAATGGGACAGCATGAGAGCATTTGCCATAAAATGGTCCAATCTGCCCCCGGTAGCTCCAAAAATTTTTATTTTAGTAGGATTTTGTTTAAGCGCCCATTCCATTGCTAATTCCATATCTGTTTCATCTTTTTCCGCTCGAAAACGGCTAATCTCATCTATATGAAGAGTTATTTCTGTCCATTCTTCGTCTGTTACTGAATCAAAGTCACCAACTGCGAAGTGTGGTATGATGCCTTCCTCCAACAGATAAGATACACCACGATCTACACCCATCCATTCGATATTACCAATATTACTAAAAGCGGAATCTGGTATTAGATGTTTAGGACCACCTGCAATGAGGTGGATAACTTTTTCATGCGTAACCATTTAATCGGTTAATTGACTGCGGAGTTCATTTATGGCCTGTTTTCTGTCTGTGTGACTAAATATAGCAGAGCCCGCAACAAAAATATTTGCACCAGCATCACTGCATAATTTTGCCGTTTCACCGTTTATTCCGCCATCCACTTCGATATCAATATTTAGACCTAAACGTGTTACCATTTGTTTAATCTCACGAATTTTCGGCAATACACCTTGAATAAATGTTTGACCACCAAACCCAGGGTTAACAGTCATAAGTAATACCATATCTACATATTCGAGAATACTACTAATCGACGAAGCAGGTGTACCAGGATTTAACACGACACCTGGCTTTGCGCCAAGCCTTCTAATTTCTTGTACTGTTCGATGTATATGTGGCGAAGCTTCCACATGGATCGTTACATAATCCGCACCAGCTGATATAAATTGATCAAGATAACGATCAGGATTCTCTATCATTAAATGGACATCCAACGGAAGATTTGTCACTTTCCTGACTGCTTCAACTACGAGAGGTCCCATTGATATATTCGGCACAAAATGTCCATCCATCACATCAATATGAATGATATCAGCCCCTGCTGCTTCTACTTCTTTCACTTCATCAGCAAGCCTTGAGAAATCGGCCGCCAATATGGAAGGTGCAATTTTCATTTTCGTTAATACCTCGGCTTTCTTCCCCTAATTTCTTCTATAAATTGTTTATAATGCTTATAGCGGTATTCAGGTATTTCTCCATTTTCAACTGCAGATTTCACTGCACATCTAGGTTCGTTTAGATGAAGACATCCCCTAAACTTACACG harbors:
- a CDS encoding DAK2 domain-containing protein, yielding MSNTSLDGNRFAEMIIQGANHLAANAQMVDALNVFPVPDGDTGTNMNLSMSSGSKEVQKNKQEHIGKVATALSKGLLMGARGNSGVILSQLFRGFAKAIEQKPFLTSLDFAEALNTGVKTAYKAVMKPVEGTILTVAKDAANKAVHVAITETDLIVVMEETLKEAKASLQRTPDLLPVLKEVGVVDSGGQGLVCVYEGFLAVLKGEALPDMEPFTPSMDELVNAQHHQSIQGFMNTEDIEYGYCTEFMVRLETNKKTFNEDNFRNELSEYGDSLLVISDDEVAKVHIHSEQPGDVLSYGQKYGSLIHMKIENMREQHSAIIGDSQPHSDHVTNAASKVREHQEYAIIAVSMGTGIADLFKSIGVSEVIEGGQTMNPSTEDIMESIKKANANNIILLPNNKNIIMAAEQAADIAEENVIVVPTKTVPQGLAAALAFNSSVSLEKNGEGMNEALGEVKTGLVTFAVRDTSIDGLAITKDDYMGINEGKIVETSSDLFTTASNLLAKMIDDETEILTILYGEDTDQSQIDQLVKYLDENYQDVEVEIHNGNQPLYNYIFSVE
- a CDS encoding Asp23/Gls24 family envelope stress response protein — its product is MSIEMTTKYGQIEISNDVIATIAGGAAIDCYGIVGMASKNQIKDGFTDILGKENFTRGIIIRQVESSLHIDMYIIVSYGTKISEIAHNVQSKVKYTLEQTIGISADTVNIFVQGVRVTNP
- the rpmB gene encoding 50S ribosomal protein L28: MPKQCVITGRKTSSGNNRSHAMNASKRTWGANLQKVRILVDGKPKRVWVSARALKSGKVERV
- the spoVM gene encoding stage V sporulation protein SpoVM, which encodes MRFYTFKLPRILGGIVRAMLGTFKKN
- a CDS encoding thiamine diphosphokinase — protein: MVTHEKVIHLIAGGPKHLIPDSAFSNIGNIEWMGVDRGVSYLLEEGIIPHFAVGDFDSVTDEEWTEITLHIDEISRFRAEKDETDMELAMEWALKQNPTKIKIFGATGGRLDHFMANALMLSHYQKQNVLVKIEMLDLQNAISIYFPGRYQIQTDIQKKYISFIPLTTDVTGLTLTGFKYPLTNHRVPFGSSLCISNELLLETGTFLFENGILMMIRSND
- the rpe gene encoding ribulose-phosphate 3-epimerase; this translates as MKIAPSILAADFSRLADEVKEVEAAGADIIHIDVMDGHFVPNISMGPLVVEAVRKVTNLPLDVHLMIENPDRYLDQFISAGADYVTIHVEASPHIHRTVQEIRRLGAKPGVVLNPGTPASSISSILEYVDMVLLMTVNPGFGGQTFIQGVLPKIREIKQMVTRLGLNIDIEVDGGINGETAKLCSDAGANIFVAGSAIFSHTDRKQAINELRSQLTD